The following proteins come from a genomic window of Vallitaleaceae bacterium 9-2:
- a CDS encoding MoxR family ATPase has product MGKVIVGKDEVIELITLAFMCNGHVLIEDVPGTGKTTLALALAKSVGGQFSRISCTPDVMPSDITGFSMYNPKHERFEYHEGAIMANVFLADEINRTPPKTQSGLLEAMEEHHVTVDGKHYELPYPFMVIATQNPVEYLGTYPLPEAQMDRFIIKMNIGYPTLEEELLIMERFKDDHPLKDLQPVLSLEEVQQIQQDILKVNMDPTIQKYILKLVRQTRQAKETLLGISPRGSLFLGRMAKAKAYFSGRHYVIPDDVKNVFIPVCAHRMMIKPEMKYENQSSEDILRDILKKVDVPAGEFIV; this is encoded by the coding sequence ATGGGGAAGGTAATTGTAGGAAAAGATGAGGTTATTGAGCTCATTACATTGGCATTTATGTGTAATGGACATGTGCTAATTGAAGATGTACCCGGCACGGGCAAGACAACACTTGCCCTTGCGTTGGCAAAATCCGTCGGTGGGCAATTTAGCCGAATATCTTGCACACCGGACGTTATGCCATCAGATATTACAGGTTTTAGTATGTATAACCCAAAACATGAACGTTTTGAATATCATGAAGGGGCGATTATGGCCAATGTATTTTTGGCAGATGAGATTAACCGTACGCCGCCTAAGACGCAATCGGGTCTTTTAGAAGCAATGGAAGAGCATCATGTGACGGTTGATGGCAAGCATTATGAGCTTCCATATCCGTTCATGGTTATTGCAACACAAAATCCTGTAGAGTATTTAGGAACGTATCCGTTGCCAGAGGCTCAAATGGACCGCTTTATTATCAAAATGAATATTGGCTATCCAACGCTTGAAGAAGAACTTTTGATTATGGAGCGATTTAAAGATGATCATCCTTTAAAAGACTTACAACCAGTACTTTCTTTAGAAGAAGTACAACAAATCCAACAAGATATTTTAAAGGTTAATATGGATCCAACAATTCAAAAATACATATTAAAACTAGTTCGACAAACCCGACAAGCCAAAGAGACCTTGCTTGGCATCAGCCCAAGAGGGAGTTTGTTTTTGGGACGCATGGCTAAAGCAAAGGCATATTTTTCTGGACGTCATTATGTGATTCCTGATGATGTCAAGAATGTGTTTATCCCGGTGTGTGCACATCGAATGATGATCAAACCGGAAATGAAATATGAAAATCAATCCAGTGAAGATATTCTTAGAGATATTCTAAAAAAAGTTGATGTTCCGGCAGGTGAGTTTATTGTATAA
- a CDS encoding DUF58 domain-containing protein, whose amino-acid sequence MYKRWGVYGITLICSMVFNRSYPGYISSVLFYSILMLPIISLLHMGLTYTVFELSHDVDQRFVSKGDTLTYRLSLYNSSYLILAPMRVHYISSEDLFHLDKASQSEWFVIYPKSQQDLHKQLTCFYRGNYPVGIDYIKIQDFFGFFSIVYKEIEQHKILVYPNLLEFKSSAIRQVLSETAESIVGHDITNSTVFTDIRQYMPGDALNKIHWKLSAKKGTWISKEYTGHITNTTYFFLDTCDFELSNEQRVIYEDYMIEGSLAMIYSFLKERVHLKLYYDYHGINMVETKRQSDFDKFYDVFAHLSFYHENAYFDMISKVMGQDHESAHLIFATQQIQPNLVHYWVQLKNRGHEITVIMVPVSRLNLQRLKNVSDERLLQVLNSSSIPIYSMGIDEGSLRLEVF is encoded by the coding sequence TTGTATAAAAGATGGGGAGTCTATGGTATTACACTTATATGTAGTATGGTTTTTAACCGGAGTTATCCCGGCTATATTTCTAGTGTACTTTTTTATAGCATATTAATGCTTCCGATCATTAGCCTGTTGCATATGGGGTTAACATATACCGTATTTGAACTGTCGCATGATGTGGATCAGCGATTTGTCTCTAAAGGAGATACGCTGACCTATCGATTGAGTTTGTATAACTCTAGTTATTTGATTTTAGCACCTATGCGCGTACATTATATCTCTTCTGAGGACTTATTCCATCTTGACAAGGCATCCCAAAGTGAGTGGTTTGTTATATATCCAAAATCACAGCAAGATCTTCATAAACAATTAACGTGTTTTTATAGAGGAAACTATCCCGTTGGTATTGACTATATTAAAATACAAGATTTTTTTGGTTTTTTTTCAATCGTATATAAAGAAATAGAACAGCATAAGATTTTAGTCTATCCCAATCTTCTTGAATTTAAGTCGAGTGCTATTCGCCAAGTTCTAAGTGAAACAGCAGAGTCGATTGTTGGTCATGATATAACTAATTCAACGGTGTTTACAGATATACGACAATATATGCCGGGTGATGCGCTCAATAAAATCCACTGGAAGCTCAGCGCAAAAAAGGGAACGTGGATATCTAAAGAATATACGGGGCATATTACAAATACGACCTATTTCTTTTTAGATACGTGTGACTTTGAACTCTCAAATGAACAAAGAGTCATTTATGAGGACTATATGATTGAAGGCTCTCTGGCGATGATCTATTCTTTTTTAAAAGAGCGTGTACATCTTAAGTTGTATTATGATTACCATGGAATTAACATGGTTGAGACAAAGCGACAATCCGATTTTGACAAGTTTTACGATGTGTTTGCTCATTTGAGTTTTTATCACGAAAATGCATACTTTGATATGATTTCGAAAGTGATGGGACAAGACCATGAATCCGCGCACCTCATCTTTGCGACGCAGCAAATTCAACCCAATTTAGTGCACTATTGGGTTCAGCTAAAAAATCGTGGACATGAAATTACAGTCATCATGGTTCCTGTGTCGAGGCTAAATCTTCAAAGGTTGAAAAATGTAAGTGACGAGAGATTGCTTCAAGTACTTAATAGTTCAAGCATTCCTATATATTCTATGGGCATAGATGAGGGTTCGCTAAGACTGGAGGTGTTCTGA
- a CDS encoding transglutaminase-like domain-containing protein, giving the protein MGILIVLVYSMVVVISATFGYVLNEVQLFFIVVGVYAIYRVITTYKKGVVIFLATVLSVYMGALLYYYRQEHVEKLLHPIRDFFNVYYYSVRLDGYYINTFYQAILMGSISLILFFVYHFFYRRKRLQGVPIILGFGVIFIAFFSDMLTSSKDYRSFIIFVIGSIVYYFAIYASRNIENIQRRQRYYFYGMGIIFAIGIVGSSMLWNHYFPSPFEKKVTSSGQSSRSGDIDELTFQFERTIIEKISDDTYQINDSFEHEGIALFSVKANTLKYYMTDSYDIYQDGIWTQSEQDIEPVVVEFDDNIHTRETVEITYGNIRTNRLLVSPYWDTIHISEDMQAFFDEEQVYQRGFNYTLEAVIPKYRTNVWMQAIMQGEKAQDVQKIEGYMQLPEQSERIQTLATEITSEATTNYEKARQIEAYLSSTYTYNEEPQYLGTSDMVQEFLFEAEEGFCQQFASSMVLMMRSVGIPSRFVVGYVLDMEAYEDIPDSLMYSYGEIPDEKIIYDHNAHAWVESYFPGVGWVQFEPTAGQSFYSSDESDTLDIRQYQQIGREGDSTWINRTVIIWVSIGVIIVCMAVGLILLIQRRYANRTNYIKRLLLDYQVYLLYVQDASRKKEPGDSIREFIEHLYKELPSLRYRSKDFLETLEKAFYNRDVPTLEEVEVFEQEIQHMKKRAKRRLPVLTYYKKQIIEMMTYYR; this is encoded by the coding sequence ATGGGAATACTTATTGTTTTAGTGTATTCAATGGTGGTGGTTATCTCAGCAACATTTGGCTATGTGTTAAATGAGGTACAGCTTTTTTTTATTGTAGTTGGAGTATATGCTATCTATCGGGTCATTACAACATATAAAAAAGGTGTTGTCATATTTTTAGCAACGGTTTTAAGTGTGTATATGGGCGCTTTGCTTTATTATTATCGACAAGAGCATGTGGAAAAACTTCTGCATCCGATTCGGGATTTTTTTAATGTATACTATTATTCGGTACGATTAGATGGATATTATATTAATACTTTTTATCAAGCCATTTTAATGGGCAGTATTAGTTTGATACTTTTTTTTGTCTATCATTTTTTTTATCGAAGAAAAAGATTGCAAGGCGTTCCTATTATTTTAGGGTTTGGGGTTATTTTCATAGCATTTTTTTCAGATATGTTAACCAGCTCAAAAGATTACCGTAGCTTTATAATTTTTGTGATAGGAAGTATCGTGTATTATTTTGCCATCTATGCTTCGAGAAATATTGAAAATATTCAACGAAGGCAAAGATATTATTTTTATGGAATGGGCATAATTTTTGCAATTGGCATTGTAGGTTCAAGTATGTTGTGGAATCATTACTTTCCAAGTCCTTTTGAAAAAAAAGTGACATCATCTGGTCAAAGCAGTCGTTCTGGAGATATTGATGAGCTGACATTTCAATTTGAACGGACCATTATTGAAAAAATATCGGATGACACATATCAGATAAATGATTCTTTTGAACATGAAGGTATTGCTTTATTTTCTGTGAAGGCAAACACATTAAAATATTATATGACGGACAGTTATGATATATATCAAGATGGGATATGGACGCAGTCAGAACAAGATATAGAGCCAGTGGTAGTAGAGTTTGATGACAATATTCATACGCGAGAAACGGTTGAGATTACTTATGGCAATATTCGAACGAATCGCTTGTTGGTAAGCCCTTACTGGGATACTATACATATTTCTGAGGATATGCAAGCTTTTTTTGATGAAGAGCAGGTATATCAGCGTGGTTTTAATTATACGTTAGAGGCTGTCATTCCAAAATATAGAACAAATGTTTGGATGCAAGCGATTATGCAAGGTGAAAAGGCACAAGATGTCCAAAAAATTGAAGGATACATGCAATTGCCAGAGCAAAGCGAACGTATTCAAACACTGGCAACGGAGATTACATCTGAGGCAACAACAAATTATGAAAAAGCACGACAAATTGAAGCGTATCTGTCATCAACGTATACTTATAACGAAGAACCCCAGTATTTGGGTACATCGGATATGGTTCAGGAATTTTTGTTTGAAGCGGAAGAAGGCTTTTGTCAACAATTTGCCTCGTCAATGGTTCTAATGATGCGAAGTGTAGGTATACCTTCACGCTTTGTTGTAGGATATGTCCTCGATATGGAAGCATATGAAGATATTCCGGATTCGTTAATGTATTCATATGGAGAGATTCCGGATGAAAAAATTATATATGACCATAACGCCCATGCATGGGTTGAAAGCTATTTTCCAGGTGTTGGTTGGGTGCAATTTGAGCCTACTGCAGGACAAAGCTTTTACTCATCAGATGAATCGGATACACTTGACATTAGGCAATATCAACAGATAGGGCGTGAAGGTGATAGCACATGGATAAACCGTACGGTAATAATTTGGGTGAGTATTGGTGTCATTATAGTCTGTATGGCAGTAGGTTTAATTCTTCTTATACAACGTCGCTATGCCAATAGAACCAACTATATAAAGCGTCTGTTACTAGATTATCAAGTATATCTGCTCTATGTACAAGACGCGTCTAGAAAAAAAGAACCGGGAGACTCGATACGTGAGTTTATAGAGCATCTCTATAAGGAGTTGCCATCATTACGCTATCGGTCAAAAGATTTTCTTGAAACCTTAGAGAAAGCATTCTATAATAGGGATGTACCGACCCTAGAAGAAGTTGAAGTATTTGAACAAGAAATTCAACACATGAAAAAAAGGGCAAAGCGACGTTTACCTGTGTTGACTTATTATAAAAAGCAAATTATTGAAATGATGACATATTATAGATAG
- a CDS encoding HAD family hydrolase, translating to MEKKLVLFDVDDTIIDHGAPKSIIPEETTYAINALKEKGYCVGLATGRSFHHITYVMKALDLNTAVSFGGHLVTHQGEEIFKQPIDRDESKRLIKKIFRTPFPMLAIDEKNIYIKDFFGRLRKELFRRENILEGEEPVTRLTPLKKLDTTPRDYLSMMIFRQNMLDSTDYQKLDFNAWGKKGFEVYAKGVSKLSGIQFLANHLEIPMNQVYVFGDSYNDLHMLKHIENSVAVGNGVKEAKEVASYVSPPISEGGILTACYHLGLLEEKA from the coding sequence ATGGAAAAAAAATTAGTATTATTTGATGTGGATGATACCATTATTGATCATGGGGCGCCAAAATCAATTATACCCGAAGAAACAACATATGCCATTAATGCACTTAAAGAAAAAGGATACTGCGTTGGATTAGCTACTGGACGAAGTTTTCACCATATTACCTATGTTATGAAAGCACTTGATTTAAATACGGCGGTAAGCTTTGGCGGACATCTTGTTACCCATCAGGGTGAAGAGATTTTTAAACAGCCGATTGATCGAGATGAATCAAAACGGTTAATCAAGAAGATTTTTCGAACACCGTTTCCTATGTTAGCTATTGATGAAAAAAATATTTATATTAAAGATTTTTTTGGTCGTCTTCGTAAAGAACTATTCCGCCGTGAAAACATTTTGGAGGGCGAAGAACCTGTGACGCGCTTAACGCCTTTGAAAAAGCTTGACACGACACCAAGAGATTATTTAAGCATGATGATTTTTAGACAAAATATGCTGGATTCTACAGACTATCAAAAACTAGATTTTAATGCTTGGGGGAAAAAGGGCTTTGAAGTCTATGCAAAAGGTGTATCTAAGTTATCAGGGATACAGTTTTTAGCTAATCATTTGGAGATTCCTATGAATCAAGTGTATGTGTTTGGGGATAGTTATAATGATTTGCATATGCTTAAGCATATTGAAAATTCAGTTGCCGTTGGTAATGGTGTAAAGGAAGCTAAAGAAGTTGCATCGTATGTATCTCCTCCCATTAGCGAAGGTGGTATTTTAACAGCATGTTATCACTTAGGACTTTTGGAGGAAAAAGCATGA
- a CDS encoding DUF368 domain-containing protein, with the protein MTKFLLFLKGLFMGAADIIPGVSGGSIALITGIYEDFLEAIHSINIDVVKDIFSGKIIKGIKRIHWDFLLPLFLGILTAIFTMAKLMHYLLETYELYTWSLFFGLILASAFVISKQWEMEKTRFVIFVFGGILSFIIVGLVPIQTPEALWFIFLAGVIAICAMILPGISGAFLLLIMGKYHYITGILKDPFRMDHIVVLIVFALGCGVGIIGFSRVLRWVLHRWHKGTLAFLTGMMLGSLRRIWPYKVILEEEILGDKVIILKEAAVFPWQIEGNYLLSFLFILIGMLLILGLDKFSKNKMG; encoded by the coding sequence ATGACAAAATTTTTACTGTTTCTTAAAGGATTATTTATGGGAGCGGCAGATATTATTCCTGGCGTTTCAGGTGGAAGTATTGCCCTTATTACAGGAATATATGAGGATTTTCTTGAAGCCATACATTCCATTAACATCGACGTAGTCAAAGATATTTTTTCAGGTAAGATAATAAAAGGAATCAAGCGTATTCATTGGGACTTTTTACTACCATTATTTTTAGGCATCCTTACAGCAATTTTTACAATGGCAAAGTTAATGCACTATTTACTGGAGACTTATGAATTATATACATGGAGCCTCTTTTTCGGATTGATACTTGCTAGTGCATTTGTTATTAGTAAACAATGGGAAATGGAAAAAACCCGTTTTGTAATTTTTGTATTTGGTGGAATCCTTTCTTTTATCATTGTTGGCTTGGTACCTATACAGACACCCGAAGCGCTATGGTTTATTTTTCTTGCGGGAGTGATTGCTATTTGTGCGATGATTCTACCAGGAATATCGGGAGCGTTTTTATTACTGATTATGGGAAAGTACCACTATATTACAGGGATATTAAAAGATCCGTTTCGTATGGACCATATAGTTGTTTTGATCGTTTTTGCTTTAGGCTGTGGTGTTGGAATCATAGGATTTTCAAGAGTCTTAAGGTGGGTGTTACATCGCTGGCATAAGGGAACGTTGGCTTTTTTAACAGGGATGATGTTAGGGAGTCTTCGAAGAATATGGCCGTATAAGGTGATTTTGGAAGAAGAAATATTGGGAGACAAAGTTATTATACTTAAAGAGGCAGCTGTATTTCCATGGCAAATTGAAGGAAATTATCTTTTGAGTTTTCTTTTTATACTGATTGGAATGTTGCTTATACTGGGTCTGGATAAATTCTCAAAGAATAAAATGGGTTAA
- the aroA gene encoding 3-phosphoshikimate 1-carboxyvinyltransferase, producing the protein MQINPVGKLNGTVTVPGDKSISHRSIMFGALAKGTTHISGFLNGADCLSTAQIFKHMGVQMHFENPTTLTLEGLGLHGLKAPDTILDVGNSGTTMRLLSGILAGQTFSSTLTGDASIQTRPMNRIIEPLKSMGANIASKANNGLAPLIIQPSQLHGITYHSKVASAQVKSCILLATLYADQTSTIIEPSLSRNHSELMLKSLGADIHTQNTQVTIKPNPYLEATSIDIPGDISSAAYFLVAGLILPDSDIILKNVGINPTRDGIIKVLKQMNGSIEYLNEQTLNEERRADIRVRSSQLIGTTISGDIIPTLIDEIPAIAVAACFAEGQTHIKDAQELKVKESNRIDTMVTELKKMGANIEATEDGMIIEGTKQLSGAELESYHDHRIAMSLTIAALAASTPSKLNASQCIDISYPSFFEDINLLV; encoded by the coding sequence ATGCAGATTAATCCTGTAGGAAAACTTAATGGTACTGTAACAGTACCTGGTGATAAATCCATCTCCCACCGTTCCATCATGTTTGGCGCTCTAGCTAAAGGAACTACACATATTTCAGGGTTTTTAAATGGCGCTGATTGTCTATCTACTGCTCAGATTTTTAAGCATATGGGCGTACAAATGCACTTTGAAAATCCGACAACATTAACTTTAGAAGGACTAGGTCTTCACGGACTAAAAGCTCCAGATACTATCTTAGATGTCGGAAATAGCGGTACCACCATGCGTCTACTCTCTGGAATCCTTGCCGGTCAGACTTTTTCAAGCACCCTAACCGGAGATGCTTCCATTCAAACACGACCCATGAATCGTATTATTGAACCCTTAAAATCCATGGGTGCAAATATTGCGTCCAAGGCGAACAATGGACTTGCTCCATTAATCATACAGCCAAGTCAACTTCATGGCATCACCTATCATTCAAAGGTTGCAAGTGCTCAAGTGAAGTCATGTATTCTCTTGGCGACACTCTATGCCGATCAGACTTCCACTATTATTGAACCAAGTCTCTCAAGAAACCATAGCGAGTTAATGCTTAAGTCATTGGGAGCTGATATACACACTCAAAACACTCAGGTAACAATTAAGCCTAATCCTTACTTAGAAGCAACATCCATAGATATTCCCGGTGATATAAGCTCTGCAGCGTATTTCCTAGTTGCAGGATTGATTTTACCTGACAGTGATATTATTCTAAAAAATGTCGGAATCAATCCGACACGTGATGGCATTATAAAAGTGTTAAAACAGATGAATGGTTCAATTGAATATCTCAATGAACAAACATTAAATGAAGAGCGCCGAGCAGACATTCGTGTACGTTCTAGTCAGCTTATAGGTACAACCATTAGTGGCGACATTATCCCTACACTGATTGATGAAATCCCTGCAATTGCTGTTGCGGCATGTTTTGCCGAGGGCCAAACGCATATTAAAGATGCTCAAGAATTAAAAGTTAAGGAAAGCAATCGTATTGATACGATGGTTACAGAGCTTAAAAAGATGGGCGCCAATATTGAAGCTACAGAAGATGGTATGATTATTGAAGGAACAAAACAATTGTCTGGTGCTGAACTTGAGTCCTATCATGATCATCGCATTGCTATGAGTTTAACTATTGCAGCATTAGCAGCTTCCACGCCATCTAAGCTTAATGCAAGTCAATGCATTGACATCTCCTATCCCTCATTTTTTGAGGATATAAATTTATTAGTATAA
- a CDS encoding prephenate dehydrogenase, producing MFAKIGILGLGLIGGSLARALKKYNYPATIYGYNRNQDALMQAKNVGAIDVMVDNWKDLEDCDLIVLCCPVNINIQLFESIKPYLKENVIITDVGSTKNDIYDALSKYEYSGYFIGGHPMAGSEQSGFDATKAELFENAYYVLTPEPSTPQKYIDSMSQLVATLHAIPTLLDPVRHDFIVAAISHVPHILASSLVNMVEALDTPEKEMYTLAAGGFKDFTRIASSSPDMWQQICVANHEAITSILDAYIHQLKAIRKQVTDEDDVSIFDFFQQARRFRNTFQNKARGSIDKSLALFVDINDETGVIADIATRLSQQGISIKNIGINNNREDFGGVLEILFYDELSLTNAIIVIENAHYKIIES from the coding sequence ATGTTTGCAAAAATAGGAATACTCGGACTCGGATTAATCGGTGGCTCACTTGCTCGCGCTTTAAAAAAATACAATTATCCAGCAACTATTTATGGATATAATCGTAATCAAGATGCACTTATGCAGGCAAAAAACGTAGGTGCAATTGATGTTATGGTAGATAATTGGAAAGATTTAGAAGATTGCGACCTTATTGTTTTATGCTGCCCTGTCAATATCAACATTCAACTTTTTGAGTCTATAAAACCTTATCTAAAAGAAAATGTTATCATAACGGATGTTGGAAGTACAAAAAACGATATATATGATGCTCTATCCAAATATGAATATAGCGGCTATTTTATTGGCGGTCATCCCATGGCAGGTTCTGAGCAATCAGGATTTGATGCCACTAAAGCTGAGCTTTTTGAAAATGCTTATTATGTTTTGACCCCAGAGCCTTCCACACCTCAAAAATATATCGATTCCATGTCGCAATTAGTTGCAACATTACATGCTATTCCTACGCTTCTTGATCCGGTGCGACATGATTTTATCGTAGCTGCCATCAGTCATGTCCCGCATATTTTGGCTTCATCATTGGTGAATATGGTCGAGGCACTTGACACACCTGAAAAAGAAATGTACACTCTAGCCGCTGGAGGCTTCAAAGATTTTACACGAATTGCATCTTCTTCTCCAGATATGTGGCAACAAATATGTGTGGCAAATCATGAAGCCATTACTTCTATTCTTGATGCATATATCCATCAGCTTAAGGCAATCCGTAAGCAAGTCACCGATGAAGATGACGTCTCCATTTTTGATTTTTTTCAGCAAGCAAGACGATTTAGAAATACCTTTCAAAATAAAGCCAGAGGCAGTATCGACAAATCCCTCGCTTTATTTGTTGATATCAATGATGAGACGGGAGTTATTGCTGATATTGCTACTCGCTTAAGTCAGCAAGGTATCAGTATTAAGAATATTGGCATCAACAATAATCGTGAAGATTTTGGTGGTGTCCTTGAAATCCTTTTTTATGATGAACTTAGTCTGACCAATGCTATTATCGTCATTGAAAATGCACACTATAAAATAATAGAAAGTTAA
- the fusA gene encoding elongation factor G, with product MKIYSSEQIRNIVLLGHGGAGKTTLAEAMARVANVTKRQGKVTDGNTISDFDKEEIKRGFSINTSCIPLEWEECKINILDTPGYFDFVGEAKEATRVADSAIIVVSGRSGVEVGTEIAWEHADEMEIPRMIFVTDMDDDKADLHKILEQLQTSFGKCIAPFQVPIREGDHFVGFVNVIKMEGRKFVKDHVEACDIPQALKAEIEPIREMILEAVAESDEELMEKYFAGEEFTLEEIQSALHNGVVEGSIVPVLCGSGINTTGVGVLMSSINKYMPAPKEEHTEVIGVNPSNESEEIHVICEKDQPSSALVFKTIIDPYIGKVSLFRVYSGIIRKDDVLLNANKEENEKIPHIYLLRGKEQIEVDEIHAGDIGAFAKLNNVSTGDTLCNPERPVRLPGITFPESLAYRAIVPKTKGDEDKIASGLHRLMEEDPTIKVFMDTENHQELLYGVGGQHLEIITSRLEEKFKVSVELLKPKIPYRETIKAKVSVRGKHKKQSGGHGQYGDVVIEFEPSGDLETPYVFEEKVFGGSVPRNYFPAVEKGLQESVGKGVLAGYPFVGLKATLVDGSYHPVDSSEMAFKIATQNAYKEGIAKAKPTLLEPIASVKVLIPDDYMGDIMGDLTKRRGRVLGMNPIKGKQEIEAEVPMGEMYGYSTDLRSLTQGRGVFSLTFNRYEEAPREVQEKVIAERESDEE from the coding sequence ATGAAAATTTATTCATCCGAACAAATCCGTAACATTGTCCTTTTGGGACATGGTGGCGCAGGTAAGACAACACTTGCAGAAGCCATGGCCCGTGTTGCAAATGTCACCAAACGACAGGGAAAAGTAACTGATGGTAATACAATTAGCGATTTTGACAAGGAAGAAATCAAACGAGGTTTTTCAATCAATACCTCATGTATTCCACTTGAATGGGAAGAATGCAAAATAAATATTCTTGATACTCCGGGATATTTTGATTTTGTCGGAGAAGCAAAGGAAGCGACTCGGGTAGCCGATAGCGCTATTATTGTTGTGTCCGGAAGATCAGGTGTTGAAGTAGGAACTGAGATTGCATGGGAACATGCAGATGAGATGGAGATTCCAAGAATGATTTTCGTCACCGATATGGATGATGATAAAGCAGATCTTCACAAAATACTTGAACAACTTCAGACATCTTTTGGAAAATGCATAGCACCTTTCCAAGTGCCTATACGTGAAGGTGATCATTTTGTTGGTTTTGTCAATGTCATTAAGATGGAAGGTCGAAAATTTGTTAAAGACCATGTAGAAGCATGTGATATACCACAAGCCCTAAAAGCGGAGATTGAACCTATTCGAGAGATGATTCTTGAAGCTGTAGCTGAAAGCGATGAAGAATTGATGGAAAAATACTTTGCAGGTGAAGAGTTTACATTGGAAGAAATCCAATCAGCACTTCACAATGGTGTCGTTGAAGGATCAATTGTACCTGTGTTATGTGGATCGGGAATAAACACAACTGGCGTAGGCGTACTTATGTCCTCAATCAATAAGTATATGCCGGCACCAAAAGAAGAACATACGGAAGTGATTGGCGTTAATCCGAGCAACGAATCTGAAGAGATTCATGTGATTTGTGAGAAGGATCAACCCTCATCAGCGCTTGTATTTAAAACAATTATTGACCCTTATATTGGGAAAGTATCTTTATTTAGAGTGTATTCTGGAATTATTCGTAAAGATGATGTCTTACTCAATGCAAATAAAGAAGAAAATGAAAAAATTCCTCATATATATCTATTAAGAGGAAAAGAACAAATTGAAGTGGATGAAATTCACGCAGGTGATATTGGAGCATTTGCAAAACTAAATAATGTCAGTACAGGCGATACGTTATGCAACCCTGAACGACCGGTACGATTGCCCGGTATAACGTTCCCGGAATCTCTTGCATATCGTGCGATTGTTCCAAAGACCAAAGGTGATGAAGATAAAATTGCATCTGGATTACATCGTTTAATGGAAGAAGATCCAACAATTAAGGTGTTTATGGATACAGAAAACCACCAAGAATTATTATATGGTGTGGGTGGTCAGCACCTAGAAATTATTACTAGCCGATTGGAAGAAAAATTCAAAGTCTCGGTAGAACTTCTTAAACCGAAGATTCCATATCGCGAGACAATAAAAGCGAAAGTGTCAGTGCGAGGCAAACACAAAAAGCAATCGGGAGGTCATGGACAGTACGGGGATGTTGTTATTGAGTTCGAACCGTCAGGAGACTTGGAGACACCATATGTTTTTGAGGAAAAAGTATTTGGTGGATCGGTTCCAAGAAATTATTTCCCAGCAGTGGAAAAAGGTTTGCAAGAGTCTGTAGGTAAAGGAGTCTTAGCTGGATATCCTTTTGTTGGATTAAAAGCAACCTTAGTGGACGGATCGTATCATCCTGTGGATTCATCAGAGATGGCTTTTAAAATTGCTACCCAAAATGCATACAAGGAAGGGATTGCAAAAGCAAAGCCGACGTTACTTGAACCTATTGCATCGGTCAAGGTTTTAATCCCAGATGATTATATGGGTGATATTATGGGCGATTTGACAAAGCGTCGAGGACGAGTTCTAGGAATGAATCCGATAAAAGGCAAACAAGAAATTGAAGCGGAAGTTCCAATGGGTGAAATGTATGGATATTCTACAGATCTTCGCTCATTGACCCAAGGGCGAGGCGTCTTTTCTTTGACCTTTAATCGTTATGAAGAGGCACCGCGAGAGGTTCAAGAAAAAGTAATTGCTGAACGCGAAAGCGATGAAGAGTAA